A stretch of the Haloplanus aerogenes genome encodes the following:
- a CDS encoding DNA-directed RNA polymerase subunit N gives MMIPVRCFTCGKVIGEHWEEYQSRLDAGEDPAEVLDDLGVTRHCCRRMFVSHKDLVDVVSPYQ, from the coding sequence ATGATGATCCCAGTCCGGTGTTTCACGTGCGGGAAAGTCATCGGCGAGCACTGGGAGGAGTACCAGTCTCGTCTCGACGCGGGGGAGGACCCCGCGGAGGTACTCGATGACCTGGGCGTGACCCGGCACTGCTGTCGACGGATGTTCGTCTCGCATAAGGACCTCGTGGACGTGGTTTCCCCCTACCAATGA
- the pstC gene encoding phosphate ABC transporter permease subunit PstC gives MSTDDLQRDLTQRTENAPQELLTRSFFFLCAVLSIVTTVSIILMLTTEAAKFFSVTAPLMGVEGPTASVVDFLTGTKWIINNEQFGVLPLVSATLAITIGSAVVAIPLGVATAIYLSEYASPRAQRVLKPALEVLAGVPTVVYGFFAVVYITPALRTIIPGLGTFNMLSASIVVGIMIIPMVASISEDAMSAVPDSLRQAGYGMGATKFDVSVGIVVPASLSGIFSSFILALSRAIGETMAVTVAAGTQANLVNPLNPADYLEGALPMTAAMVNLLTGDVTGGGIAYRSLFAIGLTLFVITLIMNVISDLVAQRYREEY, from the coding sequence ATGAGTACGGACGACCTACAACGGGACCTCACCCAGCGAACCGAGAACGCGCCACAGGAGCTTCTGACGCGCTCGTTTTTCTTCCTGTGTGCGGTGCTGTCCATCGTCACGACGGTCAGCATCATCCTCATGTTGACCACGGAGGCAGCGAAGTTCTTCTCGGTGACCGCTCCGCTGATGGGTGTCGAGGGGCCGACCGCGTCGGTCGTCGACTTCCTCACCGGAACGAAGTGGATCATCAACAACGAACAGTTCGGCGTCCTGCCGCTGGTGTCGGCGACGCTCGCGATCACCATCGGTTCCGCCGTCGTCGCCATCCCCCTCGGCGTCGCCACGGCCATCTACCTCAGCGAGTACGCGAGCCCGCGCGCCCAGCGCGTGTTGAAGCCCGCACTGGAAGTGCTCGCGGGCGTCCCGACGGTCGTCTACGGTTTCTTCGCCGTCGTCTACATCACGCCAGCGCTGCGGACCATCATCCCCGGCCTCGGGACGTTCAACATGCTGTCGGCCAGCATCGTCGTCGGCATCATGATCATCCCGATGGTCGCCTCGATCAGCGAGGACGCGATGTCCGCCGTCCCCGACTCCCTGCGGCAGGCGGGCTACGGGATGGGCGCGACGAAGTTCGACGTCTCCGTCGGCATCGTCGTCCCCGCCTCCCTCTCCGGTATCTTCTCCTCCTTCATTCTCGCGCTCTCGCGGGCAATCGGCGAAACGATGGCCGTCACGGTCGCCGCCGGGACGCAGGCCAACCTCGTCAATCCGCTCAACCCCGCGGACTATCTGGAGGGGGCGCTCCCGATGACTGCCGCGATGGTCAACCTCCTCACCGGCGACGTCACCGGCGGCGGCATCGCCTACCGCAGCCTCTTCGCCATCGGTCTCACGCTCTTTGTCATCACGCTCATCATGAACGTCATCAGTGACCTCGTCGCACAGCGGTACCGGGAGGAGTACTGA
- a CDS encoding methyltransferase family protein: MTPTRIAFAAGLLSAAGVYGLVLGTLLTDHEWWPPGDRTPAYYCHWTLVGVFDLALLGTAVLTFGSWDLPRAAAVAGVAAALLGTAVFLWGARTMQSAETMGVTGDLYTDGPYAYTRNPQYVGMIVGVSGFALAVDSMLVAMLAAVHVGWVLLLPRAEEPHLRAEFGDAYDRYAQRVPRFVGVTTLRRAAAALAS, from the coding sequence ATGACACCGACTCGAATCGCCTTCGCCGCCGGCCTCCTGTCGGCCGCCGGCGTCTACGGTCTCGTCCTCGGAACGCTCCTGACCGACCACGAGTGGTGGCCGCCCGGCGACCGGACGCCGGCGTACTACTGCCACTGGACGCTCGTCGGCGTCTTCGACCTCGCCCTCCTCGGCACCGCCGTCCTCACGTTTGGATCGTGGGACCTCCCCCGGGCAGCCGCCGTCGCCGGCGTCGCGGCGGCCCTCCTCGGTACCGCCGTCTTCCTCTGGGGAGCGCGAACGATGCAATCCGCGGAGACGATGGGTGTGACGGGTGACCTCTACACCGACGGCCCGTACGCCTACACGCGCAACCCGCAGTATGTCGGCATGATCGTCGGCGTGAGTGGCTTCGCGCTCGCGGTCGATTCGATGCTCGTCGCGATGCTCGCCGCCGTCCACGTCGGCTGGGTGCTTCTCCTCCCCCGTGCCGAGGAGCCACACTTGCGCGCCGAGTTCGGCGACGCGTACGACCGCTACGCGCAGCGCGTCCCGCGGTTCGTCGGCGTGACGACCCTCCGGCGTGCCGCCGCCGCCCTCGCCTCCTGA
- the pstB gene encoding phosphate ABC transporter ATP-binding protein PstB — MTENPEQEYAAGESTDDPTTDDMLVETDVSGSVASSGPTMSANTVVRAENVNVWYNDEQALQDISLEIPENQVTAMIGPSGCGKSTFLRCINRMNDLIDAARVEGDLYLRGKNVYDDDVDPVALRRRVGMVFQSPNPFPKSIYDNVAYGLKIQNKKGDYDEIVEDSLKRAALWDEVKDRLDESGLELSGGQQQRLCIARAIAPDPEVILMDEPASALDPVATSQIEDLISELAEEYTVVIVTHNMQQAARISNKTAVFLTGGELVEFDDTEKIFENPESQRVEDYITGKFG; from the coding sequence ATGACAGAGAATCCAGAGCAGGAGTACGCGGCCGGCGAATCGACCGACGACCCGACGACCGACGACATGCTCGTCGAAACCGACGTGAGCGGGAGTGTCGCCTCCTCGGGGCCGACGATGAGCGCGAACACCGTCGTCCGCGCCGAGAACGTCAACGTCTGGTACAACGACGAGCAGGCACTGCAGGACATCAGCCTCGAAATCCCGGAGAATCAGGTGACGGCCATGATCGGTCCGTCCGGGTGTGGCAAGTCCACCTTCCTCCGGTGTATCAACCGGATGAACGACCTGATCGACGCCGCGCGCGTCGAGGGTGACCTCTACCTGCGCGGGAAGAACGTCTACGACGACGACGTGGACCCCGTGGCGCTTCGCCGCCGGGTCGGGATGGTGTTCCAGTCCCCGAACCCCTTCCCCAAGAGCATCTACGACAACGTCGCCTACGGCCTCAAGATCCAGAACAAGAAAGGCGACTACGACGAAATCGTCGAGGACTCGCTGAAGCGCGCGGCGCTGTGGGACGAAGTGAAGGATCGGCTCGACGAATCCGGACTGGAACTGTCCGGCGGGCAACAGCAGCGCCTCTGTATCGCCCGCGCCATCGCCCCCGACCCCGAGGTCATCCTGATGGACGAACCCGCGTCGGCGCTCGATCCCGTCGCCACCTCGCAGATCGAGGACCTCATCTCCGAACTCGCCGAGGAGTACACCGTCGTCATCGTCACTCACAACATGCAGCAAGCGGCGCGCATCTCGAACAAGACGGCCGTCTTCCTCACCGGCGGCGAACTCGTCGAGTTCGACGACACCGAGAAAATCTTCGAGAACCCCGAGAGTCAGCGCGTCGAGGACTACATCACCGGCAAGTTCGGATAA
- the pstA gene encoding phosphate ABC transporter permease PstA, producing the protein MAAQEERIEGFGHVSRTVGTVFRYVLLAATLFGIVALTILLIYVANDAIQPLTADPGWHLTFFLTLVVPTLAVGGYLLRADPAAFRFGASVVGMLAVSAMFAGGAAMIFVDIVPPVVWFGYVLALGLALAGVVGLERFDRQLPFIARFVGAGAIIVGSLLLVPGAIQSLPVYPTDGIMLTLSLGGPVAVLVGRYAAAEAGRRKTALAMLVALAAVGAGEVLGPLLAIGAVPATVLLAVAVVPTAGYAVGVARRRPTQRSGLALVATILGGALVGAIAVDALGFAGPQSWVDWQFLTSAHSGTAAEAGLYPAIGGSILLMVTVAALSFPLGVGAAVYLEEYAPDNRFTRFIDVNISNLAGVPSVVYGLLGLGVFVTYLGQPTGTVLIGGATLALLILPIVIISAREALRSVPDSMRQASYGMGATRWQTIKNVVLPRAFPGILTGTILALGRAIGETAPLIMIGAPNVLFSLPTALSSKVSAMPLQVYAWASLFASEPFYQAAVPAGVVVLLIVLLSMNSIAIVLRNKYQTDQ; encoded by the coding sequence ATGGCGGCCCAAGAGGAACGGATCGAAGGCTTCGGCCACGTCAGCCGAACCGTCGGCACCGTCTTTCGCTACGTCCTGCTCGCGGCGACGCTGTTCGGCATCGTCGCGCTGACGATCCTCCTGATCTACGTCGCCAACGACGCGATCCAGCCGCTGACCGCCGATCCGGGCTGGCATCTCACGTTCTTCCTGACGCTCGTCGTGCCGACACTCGCCGTCGGCGGCTACCTCCTCCGAGCCGATCCCGCCGCCTTCCGGTTCGGCGCGAGCGTCGTCGGGATGCTCGCGGTCAGCGCCATGTTCGCCGGCGGCGCGGCGATGATCTTCGTCGACATCGTTCCGCCGGTCGTCTGGTTCGGCTACGTCCTCGCGCTCGGTCTCGCGCTCGCGGGCGTCGTCGGTCTCGAACGCTTCGACCGACAGCTTCCCTTCATCGCGCGCTTCGTGGGTGCGGGCGCGATCATCGTCGGCTCGCTACTGCTCGTCCCGGGCGCGATCCAGTCGCTCCCGGTCTACCCGACCGACGGCATCATGCTGACCCTCTCGCTCGGCGGGCCGGTGGCGGTCCTCGTCGGCCGCTACGCCGCCGCCGAGGCGGGCCGCCGGAAGACGGCGCTCGCGATGCTCGTCGCTCTCGCCGCCGTCGGCGCCGGCGAGGTGCTCGGCCCGCTACTCGCCATCGGCGCGGTTCCCGCGACGGTGTTGCTGGCCGTGGCCGTGGTGCCGACCGCCGGCTACGCCGTTGGTGTCGCTCGCCGTCGACCGACCCAGCGCTCGGGGCTAGCGCTCGTGGCCACCATCCTCGGCGGCGCACTCGTCGGCGCCATCGCCGTCGACGCTCTCGGCTTCGCCGGGCCGCAGTCGTGGGTCGACTGGCAGTTCCTCACCAGCGCTCACAGCGGGACGGCCGCGGAGGCCGGCCTCTATCCGGCTATCGGCGGCTCCATCCTGCTGATGGTGACTGTCGCTGCCCTCTCGTTCCCACTCGGCGTCGGCGCCGCAGTGTATCTGGAGGAGTACGCCCCCGACAACCGCTTCACCCGCTTCATCGACGTGAACATTTCCAATCTCGCGGGCGTCCCCTCCGTCGTCTACGGGTTGCTCGGACTGGGCGTGTTCGTCACGTACCTCGGCCAGCCAACCGGGACCGTCCTCATCGGCGGCGCGACGCTCGCCCTCCTCATCCTGCCCATCGTCATCATCTCCGCCCGCGAGGCGCTCCGGAGCGTCCCGGACTCGATGCGGCAGGCGTCCTACGGGATGGGAGCGACGCGGTGGCAGACGATCAAGAACGTCGTCCTGCCCCGGGCGTTCCCCGGGATTCTGACGGGGACGATTCTGGCACTCGGCCGGGCCATCGGCGAGACGGCGCCGCTCATCATGATCGGCGCGCCGAACGTCCTCTTCTCCCTGCCGACGGCGCTCTCCTCGAAAGTGAGCGCGATGCCCCTGCAGGTGTACGCCTGGGCGAGCCTGTTCGCCAGCGAACCGTTCTACCAGGCGGCCGTTCCAGCGGGCGTCGTCGTGTTGCTCATCGTCCTGCTCAGCATGAACTCCATCGCCATCGTGCTGCGCAACAAGTACCAGACCGATCAGTAA
- a CDS encoding PstS family phosphate ABC transporter substrate-binding protein, with protein MTEESTSGRVSRRKFLAATGSVGAVGLAGCTQSGSGGGGDGGDGLSGTIDIAGSSTVFPLATAMAERFQSEHSDVNINIQSTGSGGGFANHFCPGRTDFNNASRPIQPTEEEACSGNDVTPVELTVATDALTVIVNNDNDWVDCITVEELHEIYSAESSPTTWSDVNSDWPDQPLELYGPTDASGTYDYFIEAILGEEGPGHRQDYSATEQDRTIIQGVEGSENAIGYLGFAYYSQNTDRVKALSVDDGSGCVEPSLETARAGEYTPLSRPLFTYAKQESLAEEHVAEFARFWLENATSQEIVADEVGYVPLSDEDQQEAMDALESAIENAQG; from the coding sequence ATGACGGAGGAATCCACGAGTGGACGTGTGTCGCGCCGAAAGTTCCTCGCGGCGACCGGTTCGGTCGGTGCAGTCGGGCTCGCTGGCTGCACGCAGAGCGGGTCCGGCGGCGGGGGCGACGGCGGCGACGGGCTCTCGGGAACCATCGACATTGCTGGCAGTTCGACCGTGTTCCCGCTGGCGACGGCGATGGCCGAGCGATTCCAGTCCGAACACTCGGACGTCAACATCAACATCCAGTCGACCGGCTCGGGCGGCGGCTTCGCCAACCACTTCTGTCCCGGCCGGACCGACTTCAACAATGCCTCGCGGCCCATCCAGCCCACGGAGGAAGAGGCGTGTTCGGGGAACGACGTTACCCCCGTCGAACTCACCGTCGCCACGGACGCGCTGACGGTCATCGTCAACAACGACAACGATTGGGTCGACTGTATCACGGTCGAGGAACTCCACGAAATCTATTCGGCCGAATCGTCGCCGACGACGTGGAGCGACGTGAACTCCGACTGGCCGGATCAGCCGCTCGAACTCTACGGCCCGACCGACGCCTCCGGCACCTACGACTACTTCATCGAGGCGATTCTCGGTGAGGAAGGGCCGGGCCACCGCCAGGACTACTCCGCCACCGAGCAGGACCGGACGATCATCCAGGGTGTCGAAGGCTCCGAGAACGCCATCGGCTATCTCGGCTTCGCGTACTACTCCCAGAACACGGACCGCGTGAAGGCCCTCAGCGTCGACGACGGCAGTGGCTGTGTCGAACCGTCGCTGGAGACGGCGCGCGCCGGCGAATACACCCCGCTCTCGCGGCCCCTCTTCACCTACGCCAAACAGGAATCGTTGGCGGAGGAGCACGTCGCCGAGTTCGCCCGCTTCTGGCTCGAGAACGCCACCAGTCAGGAGATCGTCGCCGACGAAGTCGGCTACGTCCCCCTGAGCGACGAGGACCAGCAGGAAGCGATGGACGCCCTCGAATCGGCCATCGAGAACGCACAGGGCTGA
- a CDS encoding helix-turn-helix domain-containing protein: MKYARLRVHHDPDRLHPMHAFEMRHDDIERAALLHWNTVLDETNTMVFRVRGDPEPFRAKLDARAATVAYSLTEAVDGVFYCCVRDRVTEADRGYIDAFARGTLVVVPPVAFEPDGTTTVTLVGTPADIDAAVSELPAGLRATVESVGPYRRRAGSSTPRLTDRQREAVAVAVDCGYYDSPREGTVADVAADLDISPGTAAEHLRKAEETVMGRLVE, translated from the coding sequence ATGAAGTACGCCCGACTGCGCGTGCATCACGACCCCGACCGGCTCCACCCCATGCACGCGTTCGAGATGCGCCACGACGACATCGAGCGTGCCGCCCTCCTCCACTGGAATACGGTGCTGGACGAGACGAACACGATGGTGTTCCGGGTTCGGGGCGACCCCGAGCCGTTCCGCGCGAAACTCGACGCGCGAGCGGCGACGGTGGCCTACAGCCTCACCGAGGCCGTCGACGGCGTGTTCTACTGCTGTGTCCGCGACCGGGTGACGGAGGCGGATCGAGGCTACATCGACGCGTTCGCACGGGGGACGCTCGTGGTGGTCCCACCGGTCGCGTTCGAACCGGACGGGACGACGACGGTGACGCTGGTGGGGACGCCGGCCGACATCGACGCCGCCGTGTCGGAGTTACCGGCGGGGTTGCGGGCGACGGTGGAGTCGGTCGGTCCGTACCGGCGGCGGGCCGGGTCGTCGACGCCGAGACTCACCGACCGGCAGCGCGAGGCCGTCGCGGTCGCTGTCGACTGCGGCTACTACGACTCGCCGCGGGAGGGAACGGTCGCGGACGTGGCGGCCGACCTCGACATCTCGCCGGGGACGGCGGCTGAACACCTCAGGAAAGCGGAAGAGACGGTGATGGGCCGTCTAGTAGAGTAG
- a CDS encoding DNA-directed RNA polymerase subunit K, protein MSQGRYNRYEKARILGARALQVSYGAPVLVETEQSEPILVAAEEYDAGVLPFTVRREGK, encoded by the coding sequence ATGAGTCAGGGACGCTACAATCGCTACGAGAAGGCACGCATCCTCGGGGCGCGAGCCCTGCAGGTGTCCTACGGCGCGCCAGTGCTCGTCGAGACGGAGCAGAGCGAGCCGATTCTCGTCGCGGCCGAGGAGTACGACGCCGGCGTGTTGCCGTTCACCGTGAGGCGGGAGGGCAAATGA
- the rpsB gene encoding 30S ribosomal protein S2 — protein sequence MTDNDNELETPDGEEEEAAAEAASDAEPEPEPEAEEPTAEAADEAAEAAAEEEDDAEEEAGSPFDENVMPDDEADLLIPVEDYLGAGVHIGTQQKTEDMERFIHRVRDDGLYVLDVSQTDQRIRTAADFLANYAPEQILVTSSRQYGRFPAEKFAEAIGARARTGRFIPGTLTNPDYDGYIEPDVVVVTDPIGDSQAVKEAITVGIPVIAMCDSNNQLSNVDLVIPTNNKGRRALSVVYWLLANETLDRRGAEPGYALDDFEAGI from the coding sequence ATGACAGACAACGACAACGAACTCGAGACCCCGGACGGCGAGGAGGAGGAAGCGGCCGCGGAGGCCGCGTCCGACGCCGAACCGGAACCGGAACCGGAAGCTGAGGAACCGACCGCCGAGGCGGCCGACGAGGCGGCCGAGGCAGCGGCAGAAGAAGAAGACGACGCGGAGGAGGAAGCCGGCTCCCCGTTCGACGAGAACGTGATGCCCGACGACGAGGCCGACCTCCTCATCCCCGTCGAGGACTACCTCGGCGCCGGTGTCCACATCGGGACCCAGCAGAAGACGGAGGACATGGAGCGGTTCATCCACCGCGTCCGCGACGACGGCCTGTACGTGCTGGACGTGAGCCAGACCGACCAGCGCATCCGCACGGCCGCGGACTTCCTCGCGAACTACGCGCCCGAGCAGATCCTCGTGACCTCCTCGCGCCAGTACGGCCGGTTCCCGGCCGAGAAGTTCGCGGAGGCCATCGGCGCTCGCGCCCGCACCGGGCGCTTCATCCCGGGCACGCTGACCAACCCGGACTACGACGGCTACATCGAGCCGGACGTGGTGGTCGTCACCGACCCCATCGGCGACTCGCAGGCGGTCAAGGAGGCCATCACGGTCGGCATCCCCGTCATCGCCATGTGCGACTCGAACAACCAGCTCAGCAACGTCGACCTCGTCATCCCGACGAACAACAAGGGTCGACGCGCGCTGTCGGTCGTCTACTGGCTGCTGGCCAACGAGACGCTCGACCGCCGCGGCGCCGAGCCCGGCTACGCCCTCGACGACTTCGAGGCTGGCATCTAG
- a CDS encoding nuclear transport factor 2 family protein: MNAAETIREYYEALRRGEPLYPYFVERPDVVKFGVGERLVGYDAVAEGLREQTRTTDDWTAESQDLRVTERDGYAYFSDSVFMSWTDREADHEYALSTRWSGTMERRAVGDEDDAEWLFVGMHVSTPYVDG; encoded by the coding sequence ATGAACGCGGCGGAGACAATCCGCGAGTACTACGAGGCCCTGCGTCGGGGCGAACCGCTGTATCCCTACTTCGTGGAACGCCCAGACGTGGTGAAGTTCGGCGTCGGCGAACGACTCGTCGGCTACGACGCCGTCGCCGAAGGCCTGCGCGAACAGACCCGCACGACCGACGACTGGACCGCCGAGAGCCAGGACCTCCGCGTCACCGAACGCGACGGCTACGCCTACTTCTCGGATTCGGTGTTCATGTCGTGGACAGACCGCGAGGCTGACCACGAGTACGCGCTCTCGACCCGGTGGAGCGGGACGATGGAGCGCCGTGCGGTGGGAGACGAAGACGACGCGGAGTGGCTGTTCGTCGGTATGCACGTCAGTACACCGTACGTGGACGGCTGA
- the eno gene encoding phosphopyruvate hydratase: MTRIRSVSLRRILDSRGNPTVEADVLTESGGFGRAAAPSGASTGEYEAIELPTGEAIAAARQHAIPRLINEVHAGNQREVDAALHGADGTDDFSNIGANSAVAISMAAAKAGADVLGAPLYQHLGGTFRGDNFPIPLGNVLGGGEHAKEATHIQEFLAVPVGAPSISEAVFANAAVHERIGDLLDERGVAAGKGDEGAWAPSIDDAAAFEIVAQATGDVADDVGFDIGVGLDVAASELYDADDEVYRYGDVERTPDEQVDYMADLVDEYDLAYVEDPVEENDFDGFADLTDRVGDRTVLCGDDLFVTNVERLQDGIDAGAGNAILVKPNQIGTLSDAVDAVELATRNGLDAVVSHRSGETEDTTIAHLAVATDAPFIKTGTVGGERTAKLNELIRIAEDAV; encoded by the coding sequence ATGACGCGGATTCGCTCGGTGAGTCTGCGCCGCATCCTCGACTCGCGGGGTAACCCGACCGTCGAGGCGGACGTGTTGACCGAGTCGGGCGGCTTCGGCCGCGCGGCCGCACCGAGCGGTGCCTCCACCGGTGAGTACGAAGCCATCGAACTGCCGACGGGCGAGGCTATCGCCGCCGCCCGTCAACACGCCATCCCCCGCCTGATCAACGAAGTCCACGCGGGCAACCAGCGCGAAGTCGACGCCGCTCTGCACGGTGCGGACGGCACCGACGACTTCTCGAACATCGGCGCCAACAGCGCGGTCGCCATCTCGATGGCCGCCGCGAAAGCGGGCGCCGACGTACTCGGTGCGCCGCTCTACCAGCATCTCGGTGGCACCTTCCGCGGCGACAACTTCCCGATCCCGCTGGGGAACGTCCTCGGCGGCGGGGAACACGCCAAGGAAGCGACCCACATCCAGGAGTTCCTGGCCGTGCCCGTGGGGGCGCCGAGCATCTCGGAAGCCGTCTTCGCCAACGCCGCGGTTCACGAGCGGATCGGTGATCTGCTCGACGAGCGCGGTGTCGCGGCCGGCAAGGGCGACGAAGGCGCGTGGGCGCCGTCCATCGACGACGCGGCGGCGTTCGAAATCGTCGCGCAAGCGACCGGTGACGTGGCCGACGATGTCGGCTTCGACATCGGCGTCGGTCTCGACGTGGCGGCGTCGGAACTCTACGACGCCGACGACGAGGTCTACCGCTACGGTGACGTGGAGCGGACACCGGACGAGCAGGTCGACTACATGGCCGACCTCGTCGACGAGTACGACCTCGCGTACGTCGAGGACCCGGTCGAGGAGAACGACTTCGACGGCTTCGCGGACCTGACGGATCGAGTCGGCGACCGAACCGTGCTCTGCGGTGACGACCTGTTCGTCACCAACGTCGAGCGGCTTCAGGACGGCATCGACGCGGGCGCGGGCAACGCCATCCTCGTCAAACCCAACCAGATCGGGACGCTCTCGGACGCCGTCGACGCGGTGGAACTGGCAACCCGGAACGGCCTCGACGCCGTCGTCTCCCACCGCTCGGGCGAGACGGAGGACACGACCATCGCACACCTCGCCGTGGCGACCGACGCCCCGTTCATCAAGACGGGGACGGTCGGCGGCGAGCGAACTGCCAAACTCAACGAACTCATCCGCATCGCGGAGGACGCTGTATGA
- a CDS encoding zinc-dependent metalloprotease: MNLFRSVRTVTTASGTGYVDWHAVAEAAKASTDAGSLDLSAAEREGYAADVRDARDRLRTLGGVDFDLPDTVEIQNRHHWIDANVDTFRRVMAPIEREAPDALFPGVTRVVNTGTLSFMLAFLGRNVLGQYDPLLLAEAAPADRDHALYFVHPNIVDVADSLDVDRPRFRRWIAFHEVSHAAEFGSAPWLSDHLETKLERGIDALVSGDLDREAFRELDTAMTAVEGYAELLMDRAFDDDYADLRAKLDARRQGGGPVARLARRLLGLGLKRRQYERGAAFFRAVADARGLEGASAVWERPENLPTETELDHPDRWLARV, encoded by the coding sequence ATGAACCTGTTTCGGAGCGTCCGCACGGTGACGACGGCCTCCGGTACCGGCTACGTCGACTGGCACGCTGTGGCAGAGGCGGCCAAGGCCAGCACGGACGCCGGTTCCCTCGACCTGAGCGCCGCGGAGCGCGAGGGCTACGCGGCCGACGTGCGCGACGCGCGGGACCGCCTCCGAACCCTCGGCGGCGTCGACTTCGACCTGCCCGACACGGTCGAAATCCAGAACCGCCACCACTGGATCGACGCCAACGTCGACACGTTCCGGCGGGTGATGGCACCCATCGAGCGGGAGGCGCCCGACGCACTGTTCCCCGGCGTCACGCGCGTCGTCAACACCGGGACGCTCTCCTTTATGCTCGCCTTCCTCGGCCGGAACGTCCTCGGGCAGTACGACCCGCTCCTCCTCGCAGAAGCGGCGCCCGCGGATCGGGACCACGCGCTCTATTTCGTCCATCCGAACATCGTCGACGTGGCCGACTCGCTCGACGTTGACAGGCCCCGCTTCCGCCGGTGGATCGCGTTCCACGAGGTGTCCCACGCCGCGGAGTTCGGTTCGGCCCCGTGGCTCTCGGATCACCTCGAAACCAAGCTAGAGCGCGGCATCGACGCGCTCGTCTCGGGTGATCTGGATCGGGAGGCGTTCAGGGAACTCGACACGGCGATGACGGCGGTGGAGGGGTACGCCGAACTCCTGATGGACCGGGCGTTCGACGACGACTACGCCGACTTGCGAGCGAAACTCGACGCACGCCGACAGGGTGGCGGCCCGGTCGCCCGACTCGCCCGGCGACTGCTCGGACTGGGGTTGAAACGCCGGCAGTACGAACGCGGCGCGGCCTTCTTCCGGGCCGTCGCGGACGCTCGGGGGTTAGAGGGGGCGAGTGCGGTGTGGGAACGCCCGGAGAACCTCCCGACCGAGACGGAACTCGACCACCCGGACCGCTGGCTGGCGCGGGTTTAG
- the phoU gene encoding phosphate signaling complex protein PhoU yields the protein MARTDYQSSLEELRDDVLYMSEVVAERLRTGLDALERKDERLAREVIEGDNEVNEMYLELEGECIDLIALQQPVAGDLRFIAASFKIITDLERIGDLAVNLGGYTLDAQRDLFPDVDMQRIGRATLNMLEDAMDAYANEDVDACYAVADRDDEVDAMCEAASEVVVRDLIEGDYLGDNEDDAELESLMQDVSRLLLTIRDLERVGDHAVNIAARTLYMVENDDELLY from the coding sequence ATGGCTCGAACGGACTATCAGTCGTCGCTGGAGGAGCTCCGCGACGACGTTCTCTACATGAGCGAAGTGGTCGCGGAGCGGCTCCGGACGGGGCTGGACGCCCTCGAACGGAAGGACGAACGGCTCGCCCGTGAAGTGATCGAGGGCGACAACGAGGTCAACGAGATGTATCTCGAACTGGAGGGGGAGTGTATCGACCTGATCGCCCTCCAGCAACCCGTCGCCGGCGACCTCCGCTTCATCGCCGCGTCGTTCAAGATCATCACCGACCTCGAACGGATCGGTGACCTCGCCGTCAACCTCGGCGGCTACACGCTCGACGCCCAGCGTGACCTCTTCCCCGACGTGGACATGCAGCGCATCGGGCGGGCGACCCTGAATATGCTCGAGGACGCGATGGACGCCTACGCCAACGAGGACGTGGACGCGTGTTACGCCGTCGCCGACCGGGACGACGAGGTGGACGCGATGTGTGAGGCCGCCAGCGAGGTCGTGGTCCGTGATCTCATCGAGGGCGACTACCTCGGCGACAACGAGGACGACGCCGAACTGGAGTCGCTGATGCAGGACGTCTCCCGCCTCCTGCTCACTATCCGCGACCTGGAGCGCGTGGGCGACCACGCCGTCAACATCGCTGCCCGCACGCTCTACATGGTCGAGAACGACGACGAACTACTCTACTAG